A single window of Salvia splendens isolate huo1 chromosome 6, SspV2, whole genome shotgun sequence DNA harbors:
- the LOC121806515 gene encoding cold shock protein 2-like yields the protein MADAARSAGTVKWFSGQKGFGFVSPDAGGDDLFVHQTEIRSEGFRTLREGQRVEFAVDCCDDGRSKAVDVAILARNQKSGGRGRGRSGGGYGRGRGRFGDGVECYNCGRIGHLARDCYGDGGGGGGEFGDGGYRTYGGDGGGDSDYRGYGRRGGGRGGDGGDGGYRGYGRGGGGIGRGSGGGGGRVCYNCGEEGHFARDCQS from the coding sequence ATGGCGGACGCGGCGAGATCGGCGGGGACGGTGAAGTGGTTCAGCGGCCAGAAAGGCTTCGGATTCGTCTCGCCGGACGCCGGCGGCGACGATCTCTTCGTGCACCAGACCGAGATCCGATCCGAGGGTTTCCGCACGCTGCGCGAGGGCCAGAGGGTGGAATTCGCCGTCGATTGCTGCGACGACGGCCGGAGCAAAGCCGTCGACGTCGCGATCCTCGCTAGGAATCAGAAATCCGGCGGCCGTGGACGTGGCAGAAGCGGCGGCGGTTATGGCAGGGGGAGAGGTAGGTTCGGTGATGGAGTGGAGTGCTATAACTGTGGGAGGATCGGCCACTTGGCTAGGGATTGCTATGGAGAcggcggcggtggaggtggaGAATTTGGAGATGGCGGTTACCGCACCTATGGCGGCGATGGGGGAGGAGATAGTGATTATCGTGGCTATGGACGCCGTGGTGGAGGCAGAGGTGGCGATGGGGGAGATGGTGGTTACCGTGGCTATGGACGCGGCGGTGGCGGAATAGGtcgcggcagcggcggtggtggtggaagAGTGTGCTACAATTGTGGTGAAGAAGGGCACTTTGCGAGGGATTGCCAAAGTTGA
- the LOC121806557 gene encoding G-type lectin S-receptor-like serine/threonine-protein kinase At5g35370 — translation MMDLSLIFLLSLHLSLASAALFPEFIYPNFTATHLKFIDSSGAFLVSPNGTFKAAMFNPGAQQLRFYFCVVHAASNAVTWSANRDAPVSKSGSMMLTGNGLAVADEHGSIKWSTPDFRSPVSALQLTETGNLVVLDQFNTSMWESFSSPTDTIVMGQRLSMGTTLSSSVSADDLLTGGYKFVLTASDAVLHWRNLTYWKMSMDVSVYVNSFATIGFLEMNQSGVYLFDHNGSSVVVRLNLPETGFRLARIDQSGQFSILSYSGATRKQDFVMPVEKCRVPVVCGTNGLCSRGASADSTVCTCPTGFRATPNNPNFCVPSDSAYSLPVSCSQSERSESLNSSNSNYLQLGHGVDYFANEFVAPQNYGVDVSQCRNLCSQDCSCLGFFFENSSGSCYRLEDAVGSVMMRASSSRVGFIKVVVHSATSGFGSSDDEEGLPLVAVVLLPTSGLLVLFVIGILLCRKYKQNDVEFVNSLKNYSKSMSFDDLEFSIPGLPLRFDYEEIERATKNFKTTIGTGGFGTVYKGMLKDKSLVAVKRITNLGVRGKSDFCTEIGVIGSIHHLNLVKLRGYCAQRRQWLLVYEYMNRGSLDKTLFGNGPPLEWEERVEIALGAARGLAYLHSGCEHKIIHCDVKPENILLHDQNQAKLSDFGLAKLLSREDSSLFTTMRGTRGYLAPEWLTSSTVSDKTDVYSYGMVLLEIVSGRKNCMTRARSHSLDEDSSSQGTAPCEFVYFPLYALEMHEQGRYSELVDPRLVGRVTSQDVEKLVRVALCCVQEEPGLRPSMTSVVGMLEGKTPLGAVAIEALNFLRFYGRRFVESSVAAESGGLSDVMVFPGANVSHGSNVSMSTAAFSFISSQNISGPR, via the coding sequence ATGATGGATCTCTCTCTCatcttccttctctctctccatctctctcttgCATCCGCCGCTCTCTTCCCAGAGTTCATATATCCAAACTTCACAGCGACACATCTCAAATTCATCGACTCCTCCGGCGCCTTCCTCGTCTCCCCCAATGGAACGTTCAAGGCTGCTATGTTCAACCCCGGCGCTCAGCAGCTCCGGTTTTACTTCTGCGTCGTCCACGCCGCGTCCAACGCCGTCACCTGGTCCGCCAACCGCGACGCGCCCGTGTCGAAGTCCGGGAGCATGATGCTAACGGGAAACGGCCTTGCCGTGGCCGACGAACATGGGAGCATCAAGTGGTCCACTCCGGACTTCCGGTCCCCAGTCTCTGCCTTGCAGCTGACAGAGACTGGAAACCTCGTGGTCCTTGACCAATTCAACACGTCTATGTGGGAGAGCTTCAGCTCTCCCACAGACACGATTGTGATGGGACAGAGGTTGAGTATGGGGACAACTCTCTCGAGTTCTGTCTCGGCCGACGATCTATTGACAGGCGGATACAAATTTGTCTTAACGGCTTCAGATGCCGTTTTGCATTGGAGGAACCTTACATATTGGAAGATGTCAATGGACGTGTCAGTGTACGTGAACTCCTTTGCGACCATCGGCTTCTTGGAGATGAACCAGTCGGGAGTCTACCTGTTTGACCACAATGGATCTTCTGTCGTGGTCAGACTAAATCTGCCAGAGACTGGCTTCAGATTGGCCAGGATTGACCAGTCTGGCCAGTTCTCCATCTTAAGCTACTCGGGAGCTACTCGCAAGCAGGATTTCGTCATGCCTGTTGAAAAGTGTCGTGTCCCAGTCGTCTGTGGGACGAACGGATTGTGTAGCCGTGGGGCATCTGCAGATAGTACTGTCTGCACATGCCCCACAGGCTTTCGAGCAACTCCAAATAATCCGAACTTTTGCGTTCCATCTGATAGTGCTTACTCCTTACCTGTTTCCTGCAGCCAGTCTGAACGGTCGGAGAGTTTGAATTCTTCGAATTCGAACTACTTGCAGCTCGGCCATGGTGTAGACTACTTTGCGAATGAGTTTGTCGCACCTCAGAATTACGGGGTGGATGTGTCTCAGTGTCGAAACCTCTGTTCACAAGATTGTTCTTGCTTGGGATTCTTCTTCGAGAATTCATCCGGTTCATGTTACAGGCTTGAAGACGCGGTCGGATCAGTGATGATGAGGGCCTCGAGCAGTCGCGTGGGATTCATCAAGGTCGTTGTGCATTCTGCAACATCGGGTTTTGGTAGTTCGGACGATGAAGAGGGGCTGCCTTTAGTTGCTGTGGTGCTACTGCCTACTAGTGGACTCCTTGTGTTGTTTGTTATCGGCATTCTTCTATGTAGAAAGTATAAGCAAAACGACGTCGAATTCGTGAATAGTCTGAAGAACTATTCGAAGTCCATGTCGTTCGATGATCTCGAATTCTCCATCCCCGGTCTACCCCTGAGGTTCGACTACGAGGAGATTGAACGAGCAACAAAGAATTTCAAGACGACGATAGGAACTGGAGGTTTCGGAACGGTATACAAAGGCATGCTTAAAGACAAATCACTTGTTGCTGTTAAGAGGATCACTAATTTGGGAGTGAGAGGTAAGAGTGACTTCTGCACTGAGATTGGTGTGATTGgaagcattcatcatctcaaTTTGGTGAAGTTGAGAGGCTATTGTGCTCAAAGGAGGCAATGGCTCTTGGTGTACGAGTACATGAACCGCGGCTCGCTCGACAAGACCCTGTTCGGGAACGGCCCGCCTCTCGAGTGGGAGGAGCGGGTCGAGATTGCGCTCGGGGCCGCGCGGGGGCTGGCCTACTTGCACAGTGGGTGCGAGCACAAGATCATTCATTGCGACGTGAAGCCAGAGAACATACTCCTGCACGATCAAAATCAGGCGAAACTGTCTGATTTTGGCCTTGCCAAGCTTCTCAGTCGTGAAGACTCCAGTCTCTTCACGACCATGAGAGGCACTCGGGGCTACCTGGCGCCCGAGTGGCTCACAAGCTCCACAGTCTCAGACAAGACTGATGTGTATAGTTACGGGATGGTGCTACTGGAAATTGTTAGCGGAAGGAAAAACTGTATGACAAGGGCAAGGAGCCACAGCCTCGACGAGGACAGCTCCTCCCAAGGAACCGCACCATGCGAGTTCGTTTACTTCCCGCTCTACGCGTTGGAGATGCACGAGCAGGGGAGGTATTCGGAGCTGGTTGACCCAAGACTAGTTGGTAGAGTGACGAGCCAGGACGTGGAGAAGTTGGTGCGCGTGGCTTTGTGTTGTGTTCAAGAGGAGCCGGGGCTGAGGCCGTCCATGACGAGCGTGGTTGGTATGCTCGAAGGGAAAACACCATTGGGCGCTGTTGCGATCGAGGCGCTCAACTTTTTGCGATTCTACGGCCGGAGGTTCGTCGAGTCGTCCGTTGCAGCGGAATCTGGAGGGCTTAGTGACGTTATGGTGTTTCCAGGTGCAAATGTTTCACATGGTAGCAATGTATCTATGTCTACTGCAGCTTTTTCTTTCATCTCATCCCAGAATATCTCTGGTCCAAGATAA
- the LOC121806311 gene encoding chaperone protein dnaJ A7A, chloroplastic-like: MAVVPCGSMRAVMWGVQPQLVFGSSAVVRASMSTHCLSKRSPSLSSTIFSQKPLGELFGSASCIKPRQSRGARLVVRAEKDFYSVLGVSKNANKSEIKSAYRKLARNYHPDVNKEPGAEDKFKEISNAYEVLSDDEKRSIYDKYGEAGLKGAGMGMGDFNNPFDIFESLFEGMGGMGGMGGRGSRSRATEGEDQVYNLILNFKDAVFGIEKEIEITRLESCSTCNGSGAKPGTTPTKCSTCGGQGQVVASTRTPLGVFQQVMTCSTCGGEGDVSTPCNTCGGEGRVRKSKRISLKVPAGVDSGSRLRVRNEGNAGRKGGPPGDLFVTIDVLPDPVLRRDDTNILYTCKVSYIDAILGMTTKVPTVDGMVDLKIPSGTQPGTTLVMAKKGVPLLNKRNMRGDQLVKVQVEIPKRLSGDERKLIEQLADLKKEKAPSVR; this comes from the exons ATGGCTGTCGTTCCTTGTGGAAGTATGCGGGCTGTGATGTGGGGAGTTCAGCCTCAGCTCGTATTCGGATCCTCTGCTGTAGTTCGAGCATCGATGTCTACTCATTG CTTGTCCAAAAGGTCCCCATCGCTAAGTTCAACAATTTTCTCTCAGAAACCCTTGGGTGAACTTTTTGGTTCAGCATCATGCATCAAACCACGTCAGAGTAGAGGCGCCCGCCTTGTTGTTCGAGCTGAAAAA GATTTCTATTCTGTCCTTGGTGTCTCTAAAAATGCAAACAAGTCTGAGATCAAAAGTG CATATCGAAAGCTTGCTCGGAACTATCACCCTGATGTGAACAA AGAACCGGGAGCGGAAGACAAGTTCAAGGAGATCAGTAATGCTTACGAG GTGTTATCAGATGATGAAAAACGTTCTATATATGACAAGTATGGTGAGGCTGGGCTTAAAGGTGCCGGCATGGGTATGGGG GATTTCAACAACCCATTTGATATATTCGAGTCGTTATTCGAAGGCATGGGTGGTATGGGAGGTATGGGAGGAAGGGGATCCCGCAGCCGAGCCACTGAAGGCGAAGATCAGGTCTACAACTTGATCCTCAACTTCAAAGATGCAGTGTTTGGCATTGAGAAGGAGATTGAAATAACCCGTCTCGAGAGCTGCAGCACCTGTAATGGTTCGGGGGCGAAACCGGGAACAACTCCAACCAAGTGCAGCACTTGCGGAGGCCAAGggcaagttgtagcatccacgAGGACGCCACTAGGTGTCTTCCAACAGGTCATGACTTGTTCGACTTGTGGCGGAGAGGGAGACGTGTCAACTCCTTGCAACACATGTGGGGGCGAAGGCCGAGTAAGAAAGTCCAAGCGCATCAGCTTGAAAGTTCCGGCCGGGGTGGATTCCGGAAGCCGTTTGAGGGTGCGTAATGAGGGAAATGCCGGACGTAAAGGGGGACCCCCGGGAGATCTCTTTGTCACAATTGACGTCCTCCCCGACCCCGTTCTGAGAAGGGACGACACCAACATTCTGTATACGTGCAAGGTTTCTTATATAGATGCCATCTTAGGAATGACGACCAAAGTGCCGACCGTCGATGGAATGGTGGACCTCAAAATTCCATCGGGCACCCAACCGGGGACGACCTTGGTCATGGCCAAGAAAGGCGTGCCGCTTCTCAACAAGAGGAACATGAGGGGTGACCAGCTCGTGAAAGTGCAAGTCGAGATCCCGAAGCGACTGAGTGGCGACGAGAGGAAGCTCATCGAGCAACTCGCTGACCTGAAGAAGGAGAAGGCTCCCAGTGTGAGGTAA